The following coding sequences are from one Coffea arabica cultivar ET-39 chromosome 11e, Coffea Arabica ET-39 HiFi, whole genome shotgun sequence window:
- the LOC140021217 gene encoding uncharacterized protein gives MKEVIRDVTQVQFVNNYNRNAPNNPYSNTYNPGWKNHPNFGWKDQGNQQRPTNPPGFQPRQPQAETKPSWEIAVEKLAKVTSDRFERVEGRLDQLAGMYRNLEVQIGQIANVINNRNPGELPSKTEVNPREHVNAIILRSGKTVEGFDFENSGGEKDKKQAIEGEQESQNDHVIIDIDALHPKLNSNVIPFPHRLKKDGQDREFEKFFKMFKQLHINIPFIDAITQIPSYARFLKDIMSKKRKIVDNEMIALTEECSALIKNKLPPKLKDPGSFSIPCTIGQLHFSNALCDLGASVSLMPLSVARRLGLQELKATNITLQLADRSITRPMGILENVLIKVRQSIIPVDFVVLDIEEDVRMPIILGRPFLATARTIIDVEKGKLILRVNGEELEFNLDNKEGNIEPTALVSNMPYDEKVNQERTEEVKFINVLGTNFHGVGTKEEKIRMEGWQLKARMTN, from the exons atgaAAGAGGTAATACGAGACGTCACGCAG gtacaatttgtcaataattacaacCGAAATGCTCCAAATAATCCCTACTCGAATACTTACAATCCGGGGTggaaaaatcatccaaactttggatggaaAGATCAAGGCAATCAACAAAGGCCAACCAATCCGCCGGGATTTCAACCAAGGCAACCACAGGCTGAAACTAAACCAAGTTGGGAGATCGCGGTGGAAAAACTTGCTAAGGTGACTTCGGATAGATTTGAGCGAGTTGAGGGGCGGTTGGACCAATTAGCTGGGATGTACAGAAACTTGGAGgttcaaattggtcaaattgccaATGTGATCAACAATAGAAACCCTGGTGAATTACCAAGTAAAACCGAAGTGAATCCGAGAGAGCATGTCAATGCAATCATTCTTAGAAGCGGTAAAACGGTTGAGGGATTCGATTTTGAAAATTCAGGTGGTGAAAAAGACAAGAAGCAAGCAATTGAAGGGGAGCAAGAAAGTCAAAATGATCATGTTATCATTGATATTGATGCACTTCATCCCAAATTAAATTCTAATGTGATACCTTTTCCTCACAGGTTGAAGAAAGATGGACAGGATCGGGAGTTtgaaaagttcttcaaaatgtttaaacaattgcacattaacattcctttcaTTGATGCTATAACACAAATTCCCTCTTATGCACGTTTCTTGAAAGACATCATgtcaaagaagaggaaaattgtAGATAATGAGATGATAGCATTAACGGAAGAGTGTAGTGCATTGATTAAGAATAAACTCCCTCCTAAATTGAAAGATCCGGGAAGTTTTTCTATTCCTTGCACTATTGGTCAATTACATTTTTCTAATGCTTTATGTGATTTAGGTGCAAGTGTGTCACTTATGCCGTTATCGGTTGCCCGGAGATTGGGACTTCAAGAGCTAAAAGCTACCAATATTACATTGCAATTGGCGGATCGGTCAATCACACGTCCCATGGGTATTTTGGAAAATGTGCTCATAAAGGTAAGACAATCTATAATACCTGTGGATTTTGTTGTCTTAGATATTGAAGAAGATGTGAGAatgccaattattctaggacGACCGTTTTTAGCTACTGCACGAACTATAATTGATGTAGAAAAAGGTAAGCTTATATTACGGGTTAATGGTGAGGAATTGGAATTCAATTTGGATAATAAAGAAGGGAATATAGAGCCTACTGCTCTTGTTTCTAATATGCCATATGATGAAAAGGTTAACCAAGAAAGGACCGAAGaagttaaatttataaatgtcctTGGTACTAACTTTCATGGTGTAGGAACAAAGGAGGAGAAGataaggatggaa GGTTGGCAATTGAAGGCAAGGATGACCAATTGA
- the LOC140021218 gene encoding uncharacterized protein, which yields MKEVIRDVTQVQFVNNYNRNAPNNPYSNTYNPGWKNHPNFGWKDQGNQQRPTNPPGFQPRQPQAETKPSWEIAVEKLAKVTSDRFERVEGRLDQLAGMYRNLEVQIGQIANVINNRNPGELPSKTEVNPREHVNAIILRSGKTVEGFDFENSGGEKDKKQAIEGEQESQNDHVIIDIDALHPKLNSNVIPFPHRLKKDGQDREFEKFFKMFKQLHINIPFIDAITQIPSYARFLKDIMSKKRKIVDNEMIALTEECSALIKNKLPPKLKDPGSFSIPCTIGQLHFSNALCDLGASVSLMPLSVARRLGLQELKATNITLQLADRSITRPMGILENVLIKVRQSIIPVDFVVLDIEEDVRMPIILGRPFLATARTIIDVEKGKLILRVNGEELEFNLDNKEGNIEPTALVSNMPYDEKVNQERTEEVKFINVLGTNFHGVGTKEEKIRMEGWQLKARMTN from the exons atgaAAGAGGTAATACGAGACGTCACGCAG gtacaatttgtcaataattacaacCGAAATGCTCCAAATAATCCCTACTCGAATACTTACAATCCGGGGTggaaaaatcatccaaactttggatggaaAGATCAAGGCAATCAACAAAGGCCAACCAATCCGCCGGGATTTCAACCAAGGCAACCACAGGCTGAAACTAAACCAAGTTGGGAGATCGCGGTGGAAAAACTTGCTAAGGTGACTTCGGATAGATTTGAGCGAGTTGAGGGGCGGTTGGACCAATTAGCTGGGATGTACAGAAACTTGGAGgttcaaattggtcaaattgccaATGTGATCAACAATAGAAACCCTGGTGAATTACCAAGTAAAACCGAAGTGAATCCGAGAGAGCATGTCAATGCAATCATTCTTAGAAGCGGTAAAACGGTTGAGGGATTCGATTTTGAAAATTCAGGTGGTGAAAAAGACAAGAAGCAAGCAATTGAAGGGGAGCAAGAAAGTCAAAATGATCATGTTATCATTGATATTGATGCACTTCATCCCAAATTAAATTCTAATGTGATACCTTTTCCTCACAGGTTGAAGAAAGATGGACAGGATCGGGAGTTtgaaaagttcttcaaaatgtttaaacaattgcacattaacattcctttcaTTGATGCTATAACACAAATTCCCTCTTATGCACGTTTCTTGAAAGACATCATgtcaaagaagaggaaaattgtAGATAATGAGATGATAGCATTAACGGAAGAGTGTAGTGCATTGATTAAGAATAAACTCCCTCCTAAATTGAAAGATCCGGGAAGTTTTTCTATTCCTTGCACTATTGGTCAATTACATTTTTCTAATGCTTTATGTGATTTAGGTGCAAGTGTGTCACTTATGCCGTTATCGGTTGCCCGGAGATTGGGACTTCAAGAGCTAAAAGCTACCAATATTACATTGCAATTGGCGGATCGGTCAATCACACGTCCCATGGGTATTTTGGAAAATGTGCTCATAAAGGTAAGACAATCTATAATACCTGTGGATTTTGTTGTCTTAGATATTGAAGAAGATGTGAGAatgccaattattctaggacGACCGTTTTTAGCCACTGCACGAACTATAATTGATGTAGAAAAAGGTAAGCTTATATTACGGGTTAATGGTGAGGAATTGGAATTCAATTTGGATAATAAAGAAGGGAATATAGAGCCTACTGCTCTTGTTTCTAATATGCCATATGATGAAAAGGTTAACCAAGAAAGGACCGAAGaagttaaatttataaatgtcctTGGTACTAACTTTCATGGTGTAGGAACAAAGGAGGAGAAGataaggatggaa GGTTGGCAATTGAAGGCAAGGATGACCAATTGA